From the genome of Actinomycetota bacterium, one region includes:
- a CDS encoding DUF1801 domain-containing protein, which produces MSDAAAEFLAAAPADRRELLEAVHDVVASAAPGLDRWLWRGKMWGGTDQTILGYGHFDYLNSAKEKVEWFLIGLANQKAHVSLYVNAVRGKQYLGQVYAERLGQVKLGSASISFKKLEDLDLEVLAEMVAEAAKPAT; this is translated from the coding sequence ATGAGCGACGCAGCAGCTGAGTTCCTGGCCGCAGCACCGGCCGATCGCCGTGAGTTGCTAGAGGCGGTTCACGACGTGGTCGCATCGGCCGCCCCCGGGCTGGATCGGTGGCTCTGGCGGGGCAAGATGTGGGGCGGCACCGACCAGACGATCCTCGGCTACGGCCACTTCGACTACCTGAACTCCGCCAAGGAGAAGGTGGAGTGGTTCCTGATCGGGCTGGCGAACCAGAAGGCCCACGTCAGCCTGTACGTGAATGCGGTGCGAGGCAAGCAGTACCTGGGCCAGGTGTACGCCGAGAGGCTCGGTCAGGTAAAGCTGGGCTCGGCCTCGATCAGCTTCAAAAAGCTTGAGGATCTGGACCTGGAGGTTCTGGCAGAGATGGTGGCGGAGGCGGCTAAACCCGCTACCTGA